TATCTCTTGTACAATCTTTATATTCAGTTCGGTAATATGTTGCTTCACACCACTCGTAATACGCACATAGTAAGTACCAATTGGAAAATTATGAAAGTTATAATAAAACACCAATTCCTGTCCATTTAATGAAGTTTGTATTTGGTTGTCGGGGATGGTTAGAACCACGGTTGTTTTATCAGCTGCTAAGATTTCAATCTTTCTACCTACCGCACTTAGGTTTAGATTAACACCTCGCAGCAATATATATTCAACAGAATTAAATCTGTTCTGTATGATTGGTGGTGAAATATTGTTAACACTCATTGGCCCATCCGAGCCTATACCACCGTTCAGCAGATAAGAGATGTTCGTAGCTTGCTGCGCGGTAAGACCTGTCAGACCTTTATACAGGATATTGTACATATTGGTTACCATAGCCTCTTGTCCCGCTGCATTCTGTACTTTTACGCGGTCAAATGTAGCATCGGCACTCTTATCAGGCAATCCTGTAATCGTCATCGGCTGACCGCCCGTGTCAATTCCCCAAGGTGCGCCTAAAACGAGTCCCGCCCCCGGAACTGAGGTGGGTTTACTGTTTGCCACATTTTTACCCAGATCGCCGACTTCCAAAACAGTTCCGTCTTTCATCATCACATACCCCGTCTTGGTATAATCATAGGTCGCAATGTTTTCAGGCAGTTCGCCAATGTTCAGTCTTGCTTTCCAGGCATTTGCATCCGATTCACTTAAATTAGAGGCATTACGCCGGGCAAGGTGTGCGTGCGCATTAAGATCATTCAAGTGGGCGTTAAATACCTGCATGTTCAGGGTGCTTTCAAACATCTCAGCAAGCCCCTGAATGCTGCCAACGGGTATAGCTTCATCCCGATGCCAAAAGCTGGAAAAGGTCGCCTGGAACTGCTGTTCTGTAGGGAAATCGCCGGTCTGAAACCAGCTGAATATCGTATTAAGTGGTGTTGCCATTATTGAAAGTTTGGTTCTATAAAGTTGACGATCCGCGAAGGTTGGATGTTATTGTGCGCCGCGCCTCCGCCTGTTTTTGAAGTGTTTTGGTTGCGGTAAGAGTTGTTACCGCCAGATTCGTAAGTTCTTCTCGCTACGAAGGTGCCGCCACCGTGGTCGTTGTATAAAGCCTCCGAACCCGATTGGTGGTCGTGCGCGGGGATTTCATTAATTGTCAGGGTGTGCGTCTTTGTACCAATGGTATTACCAAGATTGGCAAAATCGTTGTCATTAGGGTCGCGACGACAATGGTTTTTCCGCGGAAATCAACACACTCTTTCCAACCCACTGGGATTTCGCTGGCAGGCCTGCGGAACGGGAATACCACACCGCCGTTGATGATCGGCGCAGTTTTCAGTTTAAGCAGGTTCACTTCTTCAACCAGCGAATCAAAGGCGGTTTGGCTTACTTTTCCCGCCAGCTTGTTCATCAGCGCACGAATGTTATCCAGCTTTACAAAATCCGCCCAGTTATAGGTGTTTACCGAGTTCCCGAACTTCACGGTCTTTTTTACGATCAGGACTTTTTCGCTCTGGTCCTCGAACGTTTTTTTGATGTCTTCAGAATGTATGTAAACGGTGTTGGAGGCAAGGCCGCCTTCAAAATAGTACAGCTGGCCTTCGATAGCCACGATGCCCGGCGCCACATTGGAACCCACGGTTTCGCACCCTTTCAGGATCGTAAGGTTTCCAGCAAGATCGCCCAATACTTCAAAGATGCTGTACGCCTCTTCAATCAGCGACATCAGGTCTGCGGTAAGTGGTACACCGCCGGTCTGGAGGAATTGGAAGTTGTATTTCATATATATTCGATTCTGTAATTTTTGCTTTGCAGCATATAATATTCAATCTCAGCACGCAACTGAAGTTCATTTATCCCTGCCGGGGCTTTTACTATGAAATCATAGTCACTATTTAACTCAGCTTCTGTGTATAAGTAGATCGGGTTACTGTTAATGTACAGGAACTGCGTTTTAGTCCTCAATTGGTCATCTTCACCCTCAGTGTACAGATAAACGCCGTCGTACAAAACCGCCTTTACGATTTTAATTCTGCGTTCTACCGGGTCAAAATAATCATTCAACCTTTTTTGTAGACTGAACTTCTGGCAGGTCGTATTCATGCGGATCAGGTTCTGCTTCCGATCCTTCAGAAACGCTATGTAGAACTCTTCGAGCGGCACAATTACAACCAATATAAATGAGAGCAATAACGGCGTTCTTAAAAAAGTCGGCAGCCATTCAATGGCAAGCTTTTTAAAATCTATATCAAATACCCTATCCATTACGCCTCGTATTTCAGACCGGTGAAGTCCTCTATTTTAAATCTTCCTGAAGCCGGAATGACGGACATATTAACTGGCTGATAAAGGCCGTATCCGTTAAGCGCCGGATCTATCCATTTACTTTGAATTTGCAATGTTTGCAAGTCTTCCACACCATCTACCGCTAATATGGCCGCCTCCAATCTCTGTATGGATAACTCGCCGTTGAACGGAAGGTTTTTAAGGAAGTTCTCAATGGCGATCTGTACCGGGAATTGAGCCGTTAAAATGTTCATGCCGTTAGACTGTAGGACCATCGGATCATACTTTATCTTAAAGGAAAATTTTAAAACATCCGGCAGATAGTTGATGATGGTTACGTGATCCCCTGCGGGTGAAACTTCTTCGATGTACTTTGCAAACGCGGTCATCACCGGT
This DNA window, taken from Chryseobacterium sp. 6424, encodes the following:
- a CDS encoding phage baseplate protein; its protein translation is MGTKTHTLTINEIPAHDHQSGSEALYNDHGGGTFVARRTYESGGNNSYRNQNTSKTGGGAAHNNIQPSRIVNFIEPNFQ